In Citrus sinensis cultivar Valencia sweet orange chromosome 2, DVS_A1.0, whole genome shotgun sequence, a single genomic region encodes these proteins:
- the LOC102626352 gene encoding YTH domain-containing protein ECT2 isoform X1 translates to MATTVAPAVEKASDLLQKLSLDSQTKSLEISEHTKKPSANQYGSVDSVNAAANGQIPSERSGTPFLNDFMDPNMCYVPNGYPSTAFYYGGYDGNVGEWDDYTRYVSQDGVDMTSGVYGDNGSLMYHHGYGYAPYPPYSPATSPVPTMGTDGQLYGPQHYQYPHYFQPITPTSSPYSPSPVAPTPGDIPTSVAADQKPLPVESTNGKSNGVANAGGVKGNNGSAPFKPTYQPFNSNNTYGRGSLPGRGPASGYQDPRCNLDGMRSPIPWLDGPVISDARPVASNTFNSSISNVNNVASSRNQNYRPNSHYMGLHHPRPMSGMGAAQGFMNMNRMYPNKLYGQYGNTFRSGVGFGSNGYDLRTNGRGWLSVDGKYKSRGRGNGYFGYGNENMDGLNELNRGPRAKGAKNQKGSAPNALPVKEQNVLTNGTAEDENDKISLSPDRDEYNKADFPEEYTDAKFFVIKSYSEDDVHKSIKYSVWASTPNGNKKLDAAYQEAQQKSRSCPVFLLFSVNTSGQFVGLAEMAGPVDFNKNVEYWQQDKWTGCFPVKWHIVKDVPNSLLKHITLENNENKPVTNSRDTQEIKLEQGLKLIKIFKDHPSKTCILDDFGFYETRQKTIQEKKAKQQQFQKQVWEGKPAEEKKELANGELKTQKSSEVASDLVEERTTTVQSNGDLRLSENGSVAKTGDAHKGSKPVVVSEKVILANGVANGC, encoded by the exons ATGGCTACTACTGTTGCTCCTGCTGTAGAAA AAGCATCAGATTTGCTGCAGAAATTGTCTTTAGATTCGCAGACCAAGTCTCTTGAAATTTCTGAGCATACCAAGAAG CCCTCAGCTAATCAGTATGGGTCTGTTGATTCTGTTAATGCTGCTGCAAATGGTCAGATCCCTTCAGAGCGTTCTGGAACTCCATTTCTGAATGATTTCATGGACCCGAATATGTGCTATGTTCCCAATGGTTATCCCTCAACTGCTTTCTACTATGGGG GGTATGATGGAAATGTTGGTGAGTGGGATGATTATACAAGATATGTAAGTCAAGATGGAGTTGACATGACTTCT GGAGTGTATGGAGACAATGGGTCTCTTATGTATCACCATGGCTATGGGTATGCACCCTATCCGCCCTATTCACCGGCAACATCACCAGTTCCAACCATGGGAACTGATGGTCAGCTTTATGGACCTCAGCACTACCAGTATCCACACTACTTCCAGCCAATTACTCCAACTAGTAGTCCATACTCCCCAAGCCCTGTCGCTCCTACACCTGGGGATATTCCCACCTCTGTAGCTGCTGATCAGAAGCCATTGCCTGTAGAAAGCACCAATGGGAAATCCAATGGTGTTGCCAATGCGGGAGGTGTGAAGGGGAATAATGGTTCAGCTCCATTTAAACCAACATATCAGCCCTTTAATTCAAACAATACATATGGAAGGGGTAGTTTGCCTGGACGAGGGCCTGCTTCTGGATATCAAGATCCAAGGTGTAATCTTGATGGGATGAGGTCTCCAATTCCATGGTTGGATGGCCCCGTAATTTCAGATGCTAGGCCAGTTGCAAGCAACACCTTtaattcttcaatttcaaacgTCAATAATGTTGCATCTTCCAGAAATCAGAACTACCGTCCGAATTCTCATTACATG GGTTTGCACCATCCTAGACCGATGTCTGGCATGGGCGCTGCACAGGGTTTCATGAATATGAATAGGATGTATCCTAACAAGTTATACGGTCAGTATGGTAACACATTTAGATCTGGGGTGGGGTTTGGCTCCAATGGCTATGATTTGCGAACAAATGGTCGTGGATGGTTGTCTGTTGATGGGAAGTATAAATCCAGGGGACGTGGCAATGGTTATTTTGGTTATGGTAATGAGAACATGGATGGATTGAATGAGCTTAATAGGGGACCTAGAGCCAAGGGAGCAAAAAACCAAAAGGGTTCAGCACCCAATGCTTTACCAGTCAAAGAGCAGAATGTGCTAACAAATGGGACCGCTGAGGATGAGAatgataagattagtttgAGTCCTGACAGAGATGAATACAATAAAGCAGATTTCCCAGAAGAGTACACTGATGCTAAATTCTTTGTCATCAAATCGTACAGTGAGGATGATGTCCATAAAAGTATCAAGTACAGTGTTTGGGCCAGCACCCCCAATGGCAACAAGAAGCTTGATGCTGCTTACCAGGAGGCTCAACAGAAGTCTCGCAGCTGCCCTgtatttcttctcttttcg GTTAACACAAGTGGACAGTTTGTTGGCCTTGCGGAGATGGCTGGACCGGttgattttaacaaaaacGTGGAGTACTGGCAACAAGACAAATGGACTGGCTGTTTTCCGGTGAAGTGGCACATTGTCAAGGATGTACCAAATAGTTTGTTGAAGCACATTACTCTCGAGAATAATGAGAACAAGCCTGTCACTAACAGTAGGGACACTCAAgag ATCAAGTTAGAGCAGGGACTTAAATTGATCAAAATATTCAAGGATCACCCAAGTAAAACGTGCATTCTGGAtgattttgggttttatgAGACTCGCCAGAAAACCATTCAGGAAAAGAAGGCTAAACAACAGCAGTTCCAGAAACAG GTATGGGAAGGAAAGCCTGCTGAGGAGAAGAAAGAATTGGCTAATGGGGAACTAAAGACACAGAAGTCATCGGAGGTTGCCTCTGATTTGGTCGAAGAGCGTACTACAACAGTTCAGAGTAATGGGGACCTAAGACTCTCTGAGAATGGATCAGTTGCAAAAACTGGAGATGCCCACAAGGGAAGTAAACCAGTTGTAGTTTCAGAGAAGGTTATATTGGCAAATGGGGTTGCAAATGGTTGTTAG
- the LOC102626842 gene encoding 2-oxoisovalerate dehydrogenase subunit beta 1, mitochondrial codes for MASGLRRFVGSLSRRNLSTACANKQLIQQHDGGVGSGKSLNLYSAINQALHIALETDPRAYVFGEDVGFGGVFRCTTGLADRFGKSRVFNTPLCEQGIVGFAIGLAAMGNRAIAEIQFADYIFPAFDQIVNEAAKFRYRSGNQFNCGGLTVRAPYGAVGHGGHYHSQSPEAFFCHVPGLKVVIPRSPRQAKGLLLSCIRDPNPVVFFEPKWLYRLSVEEVPEDDYMLPLSEAEVIREGSDITLVGWGAQLSIMEQACLDAEKEGISCELIDLKTLIPWDKETVEASVRKTGRLLISHEAPVTGGFGAEISASILERCFLRLEAPVARVCGLDTPFPLVFEPFYMPTKNKILDAIKSTVNY; via the exons ATGGCTTCTGGTTTGAGAAGATTTGTGGGTTCCCTTTCACGGAGAAATCTTTCAACTGCTTGTGCGAACAAGCAGCTAATTCAACAACACGATGGGGGTGTTGGCAGTGGCAAGTCTTTGAATTTGTACTCTGCCATCAACCAGGCTCTTCATATTGCTTTGGAAACTGATCCACG TGCTTATGTGTTTGGAGAAGATGTGGGCTTTGGTGGAGTCTTCCGATGCACGACAGGATTAGCTGATCGATTTGGTAAAAGTCGGGTATTCAATACCCCTCTTTGTGAACAG GGCATCGTTGGGTTTGCCATTGGTCTGGCAGCTATG GGAAATCGAGCTATAGCTGAAATTCAATTTGCAGATTATATTTTTCCAGCTTTTGATCAG ATTGTCAATGAAGCTGCTAAGTTCAGATACAGGAGtggaaatcaatttaattgtgGAG GATTAACAGTAAGAGCCCCTTACGGAGCTGTGGGCCATGGTGGACACTATCACTCGCAATCTCCTGAAGCTTTCTTTTGTCACGTTCCTGGTCTCAAA GTGGTCATCCCTCGAAGCCCACGACAAGCAAAAGGATTATTGCTGTCATGCATTCGTGATCCGAACCCTGTTGTCTTTTTTGAGCCAAAG TGGCTTTACCGTTTGTCTGTAGAAGAGGTTCCTGAGGATGATTATATGTTGCCTTTATCAGAGGCAGAG GTGATTCGAGAAGGCAGTGACATAACACTTGTTGGCTGGGGAGCACAACTCTCTATCATGGAGCAGGCCTGTTTAGATGCTGAAAAG GAAGGAATTTCTTGTGAACTGATAGACCTGAAGACACTAATACCATGGGATAAGGAAACAGTAGAGGCCTCTGTCAGGAAAACCGGACGACTTCTT ATTAGCCACGAAGCTCCGGTTACTGGAGGTTTTGGTGCTGAAATTTCTGCATCTATCCTTGAACGTTGTTTCTTAAGA TTAGAAGCTCCAGTGGCTCGAGTTTGTGGTCTGGACACTCCCTTCCCTCTCGTTTTCGAACCATTCTACATGCCCACCAAGAATAAG ATATTAGATGCAATCAAATCAACTGTAAATTACTAA
- the LOC102626352 gene encoding YTH domain-containing protein ECT2 isoform X2, translating to MATTVAPAVETSDLLQKLSLDSQTKSLEISEHTKKPSANQYGSVDSVNAAANGQIPSERSGTPFLNDFMDPNMCYVPNGYPSTAFYYGGYDGNVGEWDDYTRYVSQDGVDMTSGVYGDNGSLMYHHGYGYAPYPPYSPATSPVPTMGTDGQLYGPQHYQYPHYFQPITPTSSPYSPSPVAPTPGDIPTSVAADQKPLPVESTNGKSNGVANAGGVKGNNGSAPFKPTYQPFNSNNTYGRGSLPGRGPASGYQDPRCNLDGMRSPIPWLDGPVISDARPVASNTFNSSISNVNNVASSRNQNYRPNSHYMGLHHPRPMSGMGAAQGFMNMNRMYPNKLYGQYGNTFRSGVGFGSNGYDLRTNGRGWLSVDGKYKSRGRGNGYFGYGNENMDGLNELNRGPRAKGAKNQKGSAPNALPVKEQNVLTNGTAEDENDKISLSPDRDEYNKADFPEEYTDAKFFVIKSYSEDDVHKSIKYSVWASTPNGNKKLDAAYQEAQQKSRSCPVFLLFSVNTSGQFVGLAEMAGPVDFNKNVEYWQQDKWTGCFPVKWHIVKDVPNSLLKHITLENNENKPVTNSRDTQEIKLEQGLKLIKIFKDHPSKTCILDDFGFYETRQKTIQEKKAKQQQFQKQVWEGKPAEEKKELANGELKTQKSSEVASDLVEERTTTVQSNGDLRLSENGSVAKTGDAHKGSKPVVVSEKVILANGVANGC from the exons ATGGCTACTACTGTTGCTCCTGCTGTAGAAA CATCAGATTTGCTGCAGAAATTGTCTTTAGATTCGCAGACCAAGTCTCTTGAAATTTCTGAGCATACCAAGAAG CCCTCAGCTAATCAGTATGGGTCTGTTGATTCTGTTAATGCTGCTGCAAATGGTCAGATCCCTTCAGAGCGTTCTGGAACTCCATTTCTGAATGATTTCATGGACCCGAATATGTGCTATGTTCCCAATGGTTATCCCTCAACTGCTTTCTACTATGGGG GGTATGATGGAAATGTTGGTGAGTGGGATGATTATACAAGATATGTAAGTCAAGATGGAGTTGACATGACTTCT GGAGTGTATGGAGACAATGGGTCTCTTATGTATCACCATGGCTATGGGTATGCACCCTATCCGCCCTATTCACCGGCAACATCACCAGTTCCAACCATGGGAACTGATGGTCAGCTTTATGGACCTCAGCACTACCAGTATCCACACTACTTCCAGCCAATTACTCCAACTAGTAGTCCATACTCCCCAAGCCCTGTCGCTCCTACACCTGGGGATATTCCCACCTCTGTAGCTGCTGATCAGAAGCCATTGCCTGTAGAAAGCACCAATGGGAAATCCAATGGTGTTGCCAATGCGGGAGGTGTGAAGGGGAATAATGGTTCAGCTCCATTTAAACCAACATATCAGCCCTTTAATTCAAACAATACATATGGAAGGGGTAGTTTGCCTGGACGAGGGCCTGCTTCTGGATATCAAGATCCAAGGTGTAATCTTGATGGGATGAGGTCTCCAATTCCATGGTTGGATGGCCCCGTAATTTCAGATGCTAGGCCAGTTGCAAGCAACACCTTtaattcttcaatttcaaacgTCAATAATGTTGCATCTTCCAGAAATCAGAACTACCGTCCGAATTCTCATTACATG GGTTTGCACCATCCTAGACCGATGTCTGGCATGGGCGCTGCACAGGGTTTCATGAATATGAATAGGATGTATCCTAACAAGTTATACGGTCAGTATGGTAACACATTTAGATCTGGGGTGGGGTTTGGCTCCAATGGCTATGATTTGCGAACAAATGGTCGTGGATGGTTGTCTGTTGATGGGAAGTATAAATCCAGGGGACGTGGCAATGGTTATTTTGGTTATGGTAATGAGAACATGGATGGATTGAATGAGCTTAATAGGGGACCTAGAGCCAAGGGAGCAAAAAACCAAAAGGGTTCAGCACCCAATGCTTTACCAGTCAAAGAGCAGAATGTGCTAACAAATGGGACCGCTGAGGATGAGAatgataagattagtttgAGTCCTGACAGAGATGAATACAATAAAGCAGATTTCCCAGAAGAGTACACTGATGCTAAATTCTTTGTCATCAAATCGTACAGTGAGGATGATGTCCATAAAAGTATCAAGTACAGTGTTTGGGCCAGCACCCCCAATGGCAACAAGAAGCTTGATGCTGCTTACCAGGAGGCTCAACAGAAGTCTCGCAGCTGCCCTgtatttcttctcttttcg GTTAACACAAGTGGACAGTTTGTTGGCCTTGCGGAGATGGCTGGACCGGttgattttaacaaaaacGTGGAGTACTGGCAACAAGACAAATGGACTGGCTGTTTTCCGGTGAAGTGGCACATTGTCAAGGATGTACCAAATAGTTTGTTGAAGCACATTACTCTCGAGAATAATGAGAACAAGCCTGTCACTAACAGTAGGGACACTCAAgag ATCAAGTTAGAGCAGGGACTTAAATTGATCAAAATATTCAAGGATCACCCAAGTAAAACGTGCATTCTGGAtgattttgggttttatgAGACTCGCCAGAAAACCATTCAGGAAAAGAAGGCTAAACAACAGCAGTTCCAGAAACAG GTATGGGAAGGAAAGCCTGCTGAGGAGAAGAAAGAATTGGCTAATGGGGAACTAAAGACACAGAAGTCATCGGAGGTTGCCTCTGATTTGGTCGAAGAGCGTACTACAACAGTTCAGAGTAATGGGGACCTAAGACTCTCTGAGAATGGATCAGTTGCAAAAACTGGAGATGCCCACAAGGGAAGTAAACCAGTTGTAGTTTCAGAGAAGGTTATATTGGCAAATGGGGTTGCAAATGGTTGTTAG
- the LOC102618572 gene encoding subtilisin-like protease SBT3.18: protein MAQPFMLLLPYGRQMASYLHGFWGLSLSLSLSFVHSTSTASHVYIVYLGHNRHCDPNLISKSHLQLLSSVFASEEDAKRSLLYGYKYSFSGFSAKLNSSQAASLAEMEEVISIFESQVLKLHTTRSWDFMGLILDNTGEVTPVQLAYGDDIVVGIFDTGVWPESESFQEEPSMSPIPSSWKGTCVRGEKFDPQKACNRKLIGARYYVKGFEEEYGPLNASTNREYRSARDFLGHGTHTASTAAGSIAKNAGFFGLGRGIARGGAPRARLAVYKICWGKDSDGKCTEADILAAFDDALHDGVDVISASFGESPPLRPFFASNADIGSFNAMQHGVTVVFSGGNDGPEPSLVQNVAPWSICVAASSIDRTFPTEIVVNSDFSIVGESFISTEVKAKLVEAFTYFADGICKCENWMGRKATGRVVLCFSTMGSVKTEEAEAAAKKANASGLIFAEPMTELIAEVDIIPTVRIDIAQGTQLRDYLAQFPRLPIVQLKPSKTSIGKVPAPTVAYFSSRGPSSISPDILKPDITAPGIGVLAAWPPNTPPTLLPSDGRSVKWNFQSGTSMSCPHVSGVVALIKSAHPNWSPAAIRSALMTTAYTRDTSHDSILAGGSMKVSDPFDIGAGHINPMKAMDPGLIYDLKPTDYIVFLRNIGYTQDQINKIFLPSPDETERTSCPQAHKIPNSFINYPSITVSNLQSTMTIKRTVKNVGQKKNAIYFASVVKPGGVEVVVWPRVLVFSWFKEEVSYYVSLKPLKMSQGRFDFGQIVWSDGFHYVRSPLVVFVNNTHLDSVTHHSSI from the exons ATGGCTCAACCATTCATGTTGCTTCTTCCGTATGGGAGACAAATGGCTTCTTATCTTCATGGTTTTTGGGGCCTATCGCTCTCACTTTCGCTTTCTTTTGTACACTCAACATCAACAGCATCTCAT GTCTACATTGTCTATTTAGGGCACAACCGGCATTGTGATccaaatctcatctcaaagtCTCATCTTCAACTCCTCTCTAGCGTCTTCGCAAG TGAAGAAGATGCTAAAAGATCCTTGCTCTATGGCTACAAGTATAGCTTCTCTGGCTTTTCAGCAAAGCTCAATTCAAGCCAAGCAGCCTCCTTAGCCG AGATGGAAGAAGTGATATCGATATTTGAGAGCCAAGTACTGAAGTTGCACACAACAAGAAGCTGGGATTTTATGGGACTCATTTTGGACAATACTGGTGAAGTGACTCCTGTGCAACTAGCCTATGGTGATGACATTGTTGTTGGGATCTTTGATACAg GAGTATGGCCGGAATCCGAAAGTTTTCAGGAAGAGCCTTCCATGAGTCCTATTCCTTCATCTTGGAAAGGAACTTGTGTTAGAGGAGAAAAATTTGATCCGCAAAAAGCATGTAACCGGAAGTTAATTGGTGCCCGTTACTATGTTAAGGGTTTCGAAGAAGAATACGGGCCGTTGAACGCTAGTACCAACCGGGAGTATCGATCAGCGAGAGATTTTCTGGGGCATGGAACCCACACAGCTTCAACAGCAGCTGGATCCATAGCTAAAAATGCAGGTTTCTTTGGGCTTGGCCGAGGCATTGCTAGAGGGGGAGCCCCTAGGGCACGGCTAGCGGTGTATAAAATTTGTTGGGGAAAAGATTCTGATGGGAAATGCACTGAGGCTGATATTCTCGCTGCTTTTGATGATGCTTTACATGATGGAGTCGATGTGATCTCGGCTTCTTTTGGTGAATCTCCGCCTTTGCGGCCGTTCTTTGCATCGAATGCTGATATCGGATCGTTCAACGCAATGCAACATGGTGTTACTGTTGTGTTTTCGGGTGGTAATGATGGCCCTGAACCCTCTTTGGTACAAAATGTTGCACCTTGGAGCATATGTGTTGCTGCTTCATCTATTGATAGAACGTTTCCAACTGAAATTGTTGTGAATAGTGACTTCTCTATCGTG gGAGAAAGCTTCATCAGCACAGAGGTTAAGGCAAAATTGGTGGAGGCATTCACTTACTTTGCTGATGG GATTTGTAAATGCGAGAACTGGATGGGAAGAAAAGCTACTGGGAGAGTAGTGTTATGCTTCTCTACTATGGGATCAGtaaaaactgaagaagcaGAAGCAGCTGCAAAGAAAGCCAATGCGTCCGGTTTGATCTTTGCTGAGCCTATGACTGAGCTTATTGCTGAAGTTGATATCATCCCAACTGTCCGCATTGACATTGCTCAAGGGACTCAACTTCGTGACTACCTTGCTCAATTTCCAAG GCTACCTATAGTGCAATTAAAACCAAGTAAAACAAGCATTGGAAAAGTACCAGCACCAACAGTCGCGTACTTCTCTTCCAGAGGGCCAAGCTCAATTTCCCCTGATATTCTCAAG CCGGACATTACAGCTCCTGGAATTGGAGTATTAGCAGCATGGCCTCCCAACACTCCTCCAACTCTGTTGCCATCTGATGGGCGGTCAGTGAAGTGGAATTTTCAGTCGGGGACGTCCATGTCGTGCCCTCATGTCTCCGGAGTTGTTGCTCTAATCAAATCGGCTCACCCCAACTGGTCACCTGCTGCCATTCGATCTGCTCTTATGACCACAG CTTACACTAGAGACACAAGTCATGACAGTATCTTAGCCGGAGGATCGATGAAAGTTTCCGATCCCTTCGACATCGGAGCCGGCCACATAAACCCCATGAAAGCCATGGATCCTGGTCTCATCTACGACCTAAAACCAACGGACTACATTGTCTTTCTCCGCAACATTGGCTATACACAAgatcaaattaacaaaatttttcttcCCTCTCCTGATGAAACTGAACGCACAAGCTGCCCACAAGCACACAAAATACCCAACTCATTCATAAATTACCCATCGATCACAGTCTCAAATCTTCAATCCACAATGACTATCAAAAGGACTGTGAAAAATGTTGGCCAAAAGAAGAATGCAATTTATTTTGCTAGTGTTGTGAAGCCTGGGGGTGTTGAGGTCGTGGTTTGGCCTAGGGTTTTGGTTTTTAGCTGGTTTAAAGAAGAGGTATCGTATTATGTGAGCTTGAAGCCTTTGAAGATGTCTCAAGGGAGATTTGATTTTGGACAGATCGTTTGGTCTGATGGGTTTCATTATGTTAGAAGTCCACTGGTGGTCTTTGTCAACAATACCCACTTGGATTCTGTAACTCATCATTCAAGCATTTAG